Within the Spirochaetales bacterium genome, the region AGAATAACGTAAGTTTCCTCAACTCGAAACTTTTTATTCCGGTTCATGATGCTTTTATTTGCAAGATTTTATTGCGGCTCTATTTCGTCATTGGAAATATAGTCAATTCACGGGTCGAAGTCAAATTTTAAAGAGAAAAAAAAACGGAAAACCGGCGATACAGGGGGCCGTTTCGGGGTTCGGGTGGGCGCTGCCTCGTTCATTGACGCATGAATCGATAAAAGCGGCATTATCATTCGCGGCTGAACTCGCACGGGAACGGATCGTACCCATGTAAAAAAGGAAGAGTGACGCGGAGGGCCGCAGAGAACAGGTAACCGTTTTCTTACAATAAAAAACAATCGTTCTCTGTGGTTCTCTGTGACTCCTCAGTGTCCTCTGTGCTACACCTGAAACATCAAAAGAGAATGCTGCACTTTTCCGTCATAATATCAGAATCTGTTTTTTTTATAAATTCCCGCTTCACCGCCCCGTGTGACTCCTCAAAAGCCCCCTGTGTCGCTTCTTCCCTCGATCAGGCGCTTTTCCTGCTGACATGAAAGAGTGCGATCACGTAAATGATATTCGACATGAGAAGCACGAGCCAGCCGAGAAAATCGGGCTGAAAAATCATCCTGCCCCCCTGTATCGACATGCCGGTGATAAACTGCTTGTACACCGTCCTCGCGATCCAGTACACGACGACGAGAATCGGTCCCAGTCCGATAAGTTTGATCTGGGAGCCGACGAACAGCTCGAGCGCTAAAAGAACACCCGCGACCAGGTCGATAATCGCTATGGTCAGGGAAATAACGTCTTTCCCCCCGCCGAAAAGCCCTGAAAAGGCCCGGGCGAGTTCGTTCGCCGGCGAATTATACGAAACGATACCCTGGATGCCGAGCAAAATCAGAAATGCCGCCAGGGCGAGCTGAAGGATAAGCCGCGTGTCAATGCTTTTTGTTGACGCCATGATATTCCTCCTTTATATGCTGTTCAACATAGGGGCAATGTAAAACGAATATGATCTTCTGTCAATAAATAATGCCGCGATAAGGATATTATATAATAAACAATACCTGAAAATTTGTGCCAAAAGGTATATTTACAGTGCGCTTCATTAATTCTAATATAAGATCACATAATGAGTCAGGTATATACATCCTGATTTATTATAACATCCCATCATACCCCCGGTTCCATCGTATAAAAACGACGGAACATGAGCTCTGCTGCTGGCACGTGCTACCCCACATCAGGCATGCGTTAGTAGGCGGGGCTTTTTTTATGTACCGGAACATTGTGCGGCGGACCATCGCTTGAAAAACGGCGGCGTTCGTGAAAAATCCGGGTTCAATGTTATGCCGGCGGTATGCCGATAATTGAACAATACAAACACTCTCACAGGCAAAAGGAGCGGCTGTGCTATTCCCGACACCACAATTCGCACTCTTTTTTCTCGTCGTCTTTCTCTTGAGCTGGCAGATGAAACGGAACTCCCCGCAGAAAAAACTCTTCCTCGTCGCGGCGAGCTATTTTTTCTACGGATACTGGGACTGGCGCTTCACGTTTCTTCTTTTCCTCTGTTCCTGCGCCGCCTACATCTTCGGCGTTCTCCTTGGGTTACAGCGGAAGCGGTGGCAGCGGAAGCTCACCCTTTTTATCGCCTGTCTCGGCATGCTCGGGGTTCTCGGCTTTTTCAAGTATTACGGATTTTTCGTCATTTCGGCGGCCAACCTGCTCCGTTTATGGAATATCGGGATCGATCCGGTTCTCCTTACCATCATCCTGCCGGTGGGTATCTCCTTTTTTACTTTTCAGGCATTGAGTTACGTGATCGATGTCTACCGGAACACAATTCGGCCGTCCCGATCCCTTATCGATATACTCCTTTATATATCCTTTTTCCCCCAGCTTGTCGCCGGTCCTATCGTGAGGGCGAACACCTTTCTTCCCCAGCTCGAACGGAAAGACACCGACGAACGGCTTCCCGCAGCACGGTATCTCATCCTCATTCTGGGCGGCTTGTTCAAGAAAATGATCATCGCCCACTACCTTTCGACCCTCCTGGTCGACCGGGTGTTCGCCAATCCGAGCGCCTTTTCGGGGATCGAAGTCCTCTTTGGTATTTATGCCTATGCGGTCCAGATCTACTGCGATTTTTCCGCCTACTCTGATATCGCTATCGGTACGGCGGGCCTTCTCGGTTTCAGGTTTCCCGACAACTTCGACCACCCCTACCGTGCCGCCTCTCTGCGCGAGTTCTGGCGGCGCTGGCATATTTCACTTTCCACATGGCTCAGGGATTACCTCTACATTCCCCTTGGGGGCTCGAGGAAAGGATTATCGCGAACATTACTCGCGATCATGATCACCATGCTGCTGGGCGGTCTCTGGCACGGCGCCGCGTTGAAGTTCATTCTCTGGGGCGGGCTTAACGGGATCGGACTCTGTCTCGAACGGTTCGTCTTCCGCGTCCCCACCCGAAGGGAACGGTCGTTTTTCGGCAGGGCATTCGGCACGTTCCTGACCTTTCATTTTGTCTGTTTCTGCTGGATATTCTTCAGGTCGGAGTCGATTTCGGGGGCATACGAGTATATACGGGCGATCGGGAACATGGGGACCCCCGTGACCCTGATCACCCCGTTTGTCATCTTTCTCATTCTGACAGGCATCTATATTCATTTCATCCCGCGGCGCACCGGCAGGCTTCTCACCAGGTGGCTGAGCAGGCTTCCCGTCACGATGCAGGGGATAGCCTGCGGGGTATTCATGATAGGACTCGGCGTTATTGCGCCGCAGGGGATCGCCCCGTTTATTTATTTTCAGTTTTGATATGAAAAGAGGAATCCGTTTTTATACAGTTCAGCAGGCCGCCGTCGTCCTGCTTCTCGGTCTCATTATCAGTCTTTTCGGAAACGCGGGGAATATCCACCGGAGTATCATGAACCTCGACGACAAGACGCTGAAAGCTGCGCTTCTCTTTTTCGTCACCCCGTACCGGGACCTGGTCCGGCCGCTCACCGTCGACGAACGCCTGCAGGACCTTCGGCGGCGCTTCTTTCACATCGCTCGTATCTCAACCGATTCCGGATTCGCCGCTGAAACCGGTGAAATGGTGACCGCCGGCTCCCCTCCCCCGGTCGTCAGACCGGAAGAGACAAGCCTTCGTCAGGGAACAACGGGATCGCGTCAGGAGCCACCGGAACGCAATGCGCCTCCGGTCTTTTCATCCCGCCGGCCGTTCCGGCTCCTCATGATAGGTGATTCGCTGCTGTCGGGGGCGATCGCGGT harbors:
- a CDS encoding MBOAT family protein, which gives rise to MLFPTPQFALFFLVVFLLSWQMKRNSPQKKLFLVAASYFFYGYWDWRFTFLLFLCSCAAYIFGVLLGLQRKRWQRKLTLFIACLGMLGVLGFFKYYGFFVISAANLLRLWNIGIDPVLLTIILPVGISFFTFQALSYVIDVYRNTIRPSRSLIDILLYISFFPQLVAGPIVRANTFLPQLERKDTDERLPAARYLILILGGLFKKMIIAHYLSTLLVDRVFANPSAFSGIEVLFGIYAYAVQIYCDFSAYSDIAIGTAGLLGFRFPDNFDHPYRAASLREFWRRWHISLSTWLRDYLYIPLGGSRKGLSRTLLAIMITMLLGGLWHGAALKFILWGGLNGIGLCLERFVFRVPTRRERSFFGRAFGTFLTFHFVCFCWIFFRSESISGAYEYIRAIGNMGTPVTLITPFVIFLILTGIYIHFIPRRTGRLLTRWLSRLPVTMQGIACGVFMIGLGVIAPQGIAPFIYFQF